A stretch of Brachyspira suanatina DNA encodes these proteins:
- a CDS encoding Rpn family recombination-promoting nuclease/putative transposase, giving the protein MRSNKDFNVLNDYFVRYLFSDKGSESILLDFINSIMLDSGMKTFRSVEILTPFNYKENYEDKETIADVKCITQNGSVVIIEIQLQGNSRFPERILYYWASNYSKLLKHGEKYDALTPVININLLNFNLDESNNIHSCYMIYDTVNQRLLTDHLQIHIIELKKFQYNLLKPDLNCWLKFFTMKEKDNKEKIMSELVKEKTIMEEVQRKYNNFIKDRLMMNEYDKRQAYLYGNQIMLEEERRLGIEEGIERGKKEQQISIARNLKKSGIDIKIISENTGLSIEEIKNL; this is encoded by the coding sequence ATGAGAAGTAATAAAGATTTTAATGTTTTGAATGATTATTTTGTGAGATATCTTTTTTCTGATAAAGGAAGTGAGTCTATATTATTGGATTTCATCAACTCTATAATGCTTGATTCTGGCATGAAAACTTTTAGATCAGTAGAGATATTAACTCCATTCAATTATAAAGAGAATTACGAAGATAAAGAAACAATTGCCGATGTAAAATGTATTACCCAAAATGGTTCGGTTGTTATAATAGAAATTCAGCTTCAAGGCAATTCAAGATTTCCAGAGAGAATATTATACTATTGGGCTTCTAATTACAGTAAACTTTTAAAACATGGAGAAAAATATGATGCCCTAACTCCAGTAATAAATATTAATCTTCTTAATTTTAATTTAGACGAAAGTAATAATATACATTCCTGTTATATGATTTATGATACAGTTAATCAAAGACTTTTGACAGATCATTTACAGATACATATAATAGAACTTAAAAAATTTCAGTATAATTTATTAAAACCTGATTTAAATTGCTGGTTAAAGTTTTTTACTATGAAAGAGAAAGATAATAAGGAGAAAATTATGTCCGAATTAGTTAAAGAAAAAACAATAATGGAAGAAGTTCAAAGAAAATATAATAATTTCATAAAAGACAGACTTATGATGAATGAATATGATAAAAGACAAGCATATTTATATGGAAATCAAATAATGCTTGAAGAAGAAAGAAGATTAGGAATTGAAGAAGGCATAGAAAGAGGTAAAAAAGAACAGCAAATATCTATAGCTAGAAATTTAAAAAAATCAGGAATAGATATAAAAATAATTAGTGAGAATACAGGTTTGAGCATAGAAGAAATAAAAAATTTGTGA